The following are from one region of the Stigmatella ashevillena genome:
- a CDS encoding MFS transporter, with amino-acid sequence MEESARRASLRVVFGIVVLDLIGFGILIPQLGVYGVKFGASAFTAGLLVSVYSLMQLVFAPVLGRLSDRYGRRPVLLVSLAGSLAGYVLFAFAHSLPLLFLARVIDGMSGGNIATAQAYVADVTRPEERARGMGLIGAAFGLGFVLGPALGGFLGAWGGNWAIGLFAAGLSALNLVLTFLFLPESFQRGRSPAAPVRTVRGAFGSLRLPVVGRCLVLILLFTTAFAQMEGTFSVFLLSRFLSSGPVPLEGGLFFLSAHAEREALAQASLRTGWLFAVVGVLSAALQGGLLRKLLPDRHRLGGAAPPVGREAVLVGVGFSVTALGLAVLPLAPTYGWLFPVMGLLAVGSAFTNPSLSAVVSLHAPGERLGTVLGTYQAFSSLGRILGPALGGWLFTRFGPAMPYGTAAGMLAAGAALALGLGARMRMAGAGAGQSS; translated from the coding sequence ATGGAGGAGTCTGCCCGGCGCGCTTCGTTGCGCGTCGTCTTTGGCATCGTCGTGCTGGACCTGATCGGGTTTGGCATCCTCATCCCGCAGCTGGGCGTATACGGGGTGAAATTCGGAGCCTCGGCCTTCACGGCGGGGCTGCTGGTTTCCGTGTATTCGCTGATGCAGCTGGTGTTTGCCCCGGTGCTGGGACGGCTGTCGGATCGGTACGGCCGCCGTCCCGTGCTGCTGGTGAGTCTGGCTGGCTCCCTGGCGGGCTACGTGCTCTTCGCCTTCGCGCACTCCCTGCCCCTGCTGTTCCTGGCGCGCGTCATCGATGGCATGAGCGGGGGCAACATCGCCACGGCCCAGGCGTACGTGGCGGACGTCACCCGTCCTGAAGAGCGCGCGCGGGGCATGGGGCTTATCGGGGCGGCGTTCGGCCTGGGCTTCGTGCTGGGCCCAGCCTTGGGCGGATTCCTGGGCGCCTGGGGGGGCAATTGGGCCATCGGCCTGTTCGCCGCGGGACTCTCCGCGCTCAACCTGGTGCTGACGTTCCTCTTCCTCCCAGAGTCCTTTCAGCGGGGGCGTTCCCCCGCGGCCCCGGTGCGCACGGTGCGCGGGGCGTTCGGCTCGCTGCGGCTGCCGGTGGTGGGCCGGTGCCTGGTCCTCATTCTTCTGTTCACCACCGCCTTCGCGCAGATGGAGGGCACCTTCTCGGTGTTCCTTCTCTCCCGCTTCCTCTCGTCGGGGCCCGTGCCGCTGGAGGGGGGGCTTTTCTTCCTCTCCGCGCATGCGGAACGGGAAGCACTGGCCCAGGCCAGCCTTCGCACGGGTTGGTTGTTCGCCGTCGTGGGGGTGCTGTCCGCCGCTTTGCAGGGGGGGCTCCTCCGGAAGCTCCTTCCGGATCGGCACCGCCTGGGAGGTGCGGCACCCCCGGTAGGGCGGGAGGCGGTATTGGTGGGGGTGGGATTCTCGGTAACGGCGCTCGGACTGGCCGTCTTACCGCTGGCGCCCACCTATGGCTGGCTCTTCCCGGTCATGGGGTTGCTGGCGGTGGGTTCTGCCTTCACCAACCCGTCCCTGTCCGCCGTGGTGTCCTTGCACGCTCCGGGGGAGCGGCTGGGCACTGTGTTGGGTACCTATCAAGCCTTCAGCTCCCTGGGGCGGATTCTCGGTCCAGCCCTGGGCGGATGGCTCTTCACTCGCTTCGGCCCGGCCATGCCGTATGGCACGGCGGCGGGGATGCTGGCGGCCGGCGCGGCCCTGGCCTTGGGATTGGGGGCCCGCATGCGAATGGCGGGCGCGGGCGCCGGGCAAAGCTCGTAA
- the plsX gene encoding phosphate acyltransferase PlsX, translated as MVGTSQDIKEITIAFDVMGSDHGPEEVVRGAAQLSLEAPHIHALLVGDRDAIDGVLAETKHRAERISVQHASEFITMEEKPGEALARKKNASVLVAAQLVADGEAHALVSAGNTGACVLACARFFQLIPGVRRAALAAVYPTRGTRGEKEDPFSLILDVGATVEATAEDLVTFAVMGSAYARIISRNERPKVALLSNGVEPQKGPPRVVEAHARLSTMPGVNFVGNVEGVDIPKGTVDVIVTDGFMGNVCLKMLEGVHDTVVELAQYAYKEKLRWRAGLAMLSSGIQRIKDITDWEQYGGAPVLGFDRIFIKAHGRSKARAITNAGKVAAKAVAHQLGTAIQEGLPR; from the coding sequence ATGGTGGGCACGTCGCAGGACATCAAGGAAATCACCATTGCCTTCGATGTGATGGGGAGCGACCACGGGCCGGAGGAAGTGGTGCGGGGCGCCGCCCAGCTCTCCCTGGAGGCCCCCCATATCCACGCGCTGCTGGTGGGGGACCGTGACGCCATCGACGGGGTGCTGGCGGAGACCAAGCACCGGGCCGAGCGCATCTCCGTGCAGCATGCGAGCGAATTCATCACCATGGAGGAGAAGCCGGGCGAGGCGCTGGCGCGCAAGAAGAACGCCTCGGTGCTGGTGGCCGCGCAGCTCGTGGCCGACGGCGAGGCGCATGCCTTGGTCTCCGCGGGAAACACGGGCGCCTGTGTGCTGGCGTGTGCTCGCTTCTTCCAGCTCATCCCCGGTGTGCGCCGGGCGGCCCTGGCGGCGGTGTACCCCACGCGGGGCACACGCGGGGAGAAGGAGGATCCGTTCTCCCTCATCCTGGATGTCGGGGCCACGGTGGAGGCCACGGCCGAGGATCTGGTCACCTTCGCGGTGATGGGCTCGGCGTACGCGCGCATCATCTCCCGGAACGAGCGCCCCAAGGTCGCGCTGCTCTCCAATGGGGTGGAGCCGCAGAAGGGGCCGCCGCGGGTGGTGGAAGCGCACGCGCGGTTGTCCACCATGCCGGGCGTGAACTTCGTGGGCAACGTGGAGGGGGTGGACATCCCCAAGGGCACCGTGGATGTCATCGTCACCGACGGCTTCATGGGCAACGTGTGCCTGAAGATGCTGGAGGGCGTGCACGACACGGTGGTGGAACTGGCCCAGTACGCCTACAAGGAAAAGCTGCGTTGGCGGGCGGGGCTGGCCATGCTCTCCAGCGGCATCCAGCGCATCAAGGACATCACGGATTGGGAGCAGTACGGCGGGGCGCCCGTGCTCGGGTTTGACCGCATCTTCATCAAGGCGCATGGCCGCTCGAAGGCGCGGGCCATCACCAACGCGGGGAAAGTGGCGGCCAAGGCCGTGGCTCACCAACTGGGCACCGCCATCCAGGAAGGCCTGCCCCGGTGA
- a CDS encoding phosphatase domain-containing protein — MSLPDRIDPPPPKRIYRWDLDKTYLRTDFDSFRDLVRTAMQKAHQKVAVPGASALIKELADKGDSRLCIVSGSPTQMRAVLEEKLKLDGVKWDEFVLKDNVGNLLRGRFRALRGQVGYKLPAILESRASAPVEAEEVLFGDDAEADAFIYSLYADLIAGRVDERVLNQVMEAGSVYPNDAERVRQAWKKIPVADPVRRIFIHLDRLTPPAHFAPYGPRVVPIFNYFQAALVLLADGHLTAPQVIKIAVEMVQTAGHNIITLSNSFQDLLRRGLPLQHAAAALSQAMEGPNGLLQAMRPVPDIIAAFTKRLAALGTAPPPPRVQAVDYLALVSHALPRTHKERKK, encoded by the coding sequence GTGAGCCTGCCGGACCGCATCGATCCCCCGCCGCCGAAGCGCATCTACCGGTGGGATCTCGACAAGACGTACCTGCGCACGGACTTCGACTCGTTCAGGGACTTGGTGCGCACCGCGATGCAGAAGGCCCACCAGAAGGTGGCCGTCCCGGGAGCCTCCGCGCTCATCAAGGAGCTGGCGGACAAGGGGGACTCGCGGCTGTGCATCGTCTCCGGCAGCCCCACGCAGATGCGGGCGGTGCTGGAGGAGAAGCTCAAGCTGGACGGGGTGAAGTGGGACGAGTTCGTCCTCAAGGACAATGTGGGCAACCTGCTGCGCGGGCGCTTCCGGGCGCTGCGAGGGCAGGTGGGCTACAAGCTGCCCGCCATCCTGGAGAGCCGTGCCAGCGCGCCCGTCGAGGCCGAAGAGGTGCTCTTCGGGGATGACGCGGAGGCCGATGCGTTCATCTACTCGCTCTATGCGGATCTGATCGCGGGGCGGGTGGACGAGCGCGTCCTCAATCAGGTGATGGAGGCCGGGTCGGTCTACCCCAATGATGCCGAGCGTGTGCGTCAGGCGTGGAAGAAGATCCCCGTGGCCGACCCCGTGCGCCGCATCTTCATCCACCTGGACCGGCTGACGCCGCCGGCGCACTTCGCGCCCTATGGACCGCGGGTGGTGCCCATCTTCAATTACTTCCAGGCGGCGCTGGTGCTGCTGGCGGATGGGCACCTGACGGCCCCCCAGGTCATCAAGATCGCCGTGGAGATGGTGCAGACGGCGGGGCACAACATCATCACCCTGTCCAACTCGTTTCAGGATCTGCTGCGCCGGGGACTGCCCCTTCAGCACGCGGCAGCCGCGTTGTCGCAGGCGATGGAGGGCCCCAACGGGCTGTTGCAGGCGATGCGGCCGGTGCCGGACATCATCGCGGCCTTCACCAAGCGGCTGGCCGCGCTCGGGACGGCGCCTCCTCCTCCCCGGGTGCAGGCGGTGGACTACCTCGCGCTGGTGTCCCACGCGTTGCCACGCACCCACAAAGAGCGGAAGAAGTAA
- the gltC gene encoding adventurous gliding motility protein GltC, giving the protein MRPSRLLRFALLGLALVWATPAPAQSFEGLDVPGASKKKRGKVASSKKKKKPSRGKKATEPEAAPEAESAPAGEESPAAPAEEASPSSEAPTPSPGIAPDPVSTPAPAAAQPTEGLGLDLTGSSSKGTAPTMSFDAVDVSGKTADRQRLDVAVSLFKNDEYEQASMSAYEVLQDPKMSGLHTEARYVVAKALYRMGLYHSALGEFSKILSLGPQTKFFKTSLEWLFFISRKTKNETVVLDEIARYANYEFPEKFRSEFRYLLARYHFVRGRALDQVGQTAEADKSFEEVKRLALTVPRTDAFYPRVKFLQGIALFRFGTKQKSADGRRGDTNMIQSIEAMKEVVRLTRPNAAKSGEEAKLDQSLRELAFMQLARTHYGMQQNRYAIFYFNKIERGTTQWLESMFESSWANYRVGQYEQALGNLITLSSPFFREEYFPEALILKAVIYYENCRYRESTLILQDFERTYLPVHDQLDLLVKKNMDASEYYSVLSEVQKKNKEGLEKNGTDIILERILRLALTDQDLKKTNDSILELEGEMDLFGEKKDTFKYSELSKALLEGLKEQRTSLISRAGMMAKGKLETELMALKQLLANGLRIKFETTTKEKEFLEEQLKAGGRTAIVKKYRYSVAVPDDQLYWPYEGEYWRDELGTYQYTMTKGCIERDTANRDVQASSQLR; this is encoded by the coding sequence ATGCGTCCCTCCCGACTCCTCCGTTTCGCCCTTCTCGGGCTCGCGCTCGTGTGGGCCACTCCCGCCCCTGCTCAGAGCTTCGAGGGCCTCGACGTGCCCGGCGCCTCGAAGAAGAAGCGCGGCAAGGTGGCCTCCAGCAAGAAGAAGAAGAAGCCGTCGCGTGGCAAGAAGGCCACCGAGCCCGAGGCAGCCCCGGAAGCCGAGTCCGCGCCCGCGGGTGAAGAGTCTCCGGCGGCGCCCGCGGAGGAGGCTTCCCCTTCGTCCGAGGCGCCCACACCTTCGCCCGGCATTGCACCGGATCCCGTGTCCACCCCCGCGCCCGCGGCGGCTCAGCCGACGGAAGGCCTGGGGTTGGATCTCACCGGCAGCTCGTCCAAGGGCACGGCGCCCACCATGTCGTTCGATGCGGTGGACGTGTCTGGAAAGACCGCGGACCGGCAGCGCCTGGACGTGGCCGTCTCGCTCTTCAAGAACGACGAGTACGAGCAGGCCTCCATGTCGGCCTACGAGGTCCTCCAGGATCCGAAGATGTCGGGCCTCCACACCGAGGCGCGCTATGTGGTGGCCAAGGCCCTGTACCGCATGGGGCTGTACCACTCGGCGCTCGGCGAGTTCTCGAAGATCCTCTCGCTGGGGCCCCAGACGAAGTTCTTCAAGACCAGCCTGGAGTGGCTCTTCTTCATCAGCCGCAAGACGAAGAACGAGACGGTGGTGCTCGATGAGATCGCCCGTTACGCCAACTACGAGTTCCCCGAGAAGTTCCGCAGTGAGTTCCGCTACCTGCTGGCGCGCTACCACTTCGTCCGTGGCCGGGCGCTCGATCAGGTGGGGCAGACGGCCGAGGCCGACAAGAGCTTCGAAGAGGTGAAGCGGCTGGCCCTGACGGTTCCGCGCACCGACGCGTTCTATCCGCGCGTGAAGTTCCTGCAGGGCATCGCGCTCTTCCGGTTCGGCACCAAGCAAAAGAGCGCGGACGGGCGGCGGGGCGACACCAACATGATCCAGTCCATCGAGGCGATGAAGGAAGTCGTTCGCCTCACGCGTCCCAACGCCGCCAAGAGCGGCGAGGAAGCGAAGCTGGACCAGTCCCTGCGCGAGCTGGCGTTCATGCAGCTGGCCCGCACCCACTACGGCATGCAGCAGAACCGCTACGCCATCTTCTATTTCAACAAGATCGAGCGTGGCACCACGCAGTGGTTGGAGTCGATGTTCGAGTCCAGCTGGGCCAACTACCGCGTGGGCCAGTACGAGCAGGCGCTGGGCAACCTCATCACCTTGTCCTCGCCCTTCTTCCGGGAGGAGTACTTCCCGGAGGCGCTCATCCTCAAGGCGGTCATCTATTACGAGAACTGCCGCTACCGCGAGTCCACCCTCATCCTCCAGGACTTCGAGCGCACCTACCTGCCGGTGCACGACCAGCTGGATCTGCTGGTGAAGAAGAACATGGACGCCAGCGAGTACTACAGCGTGCTCTCCGAGGTTCAGAAGAAGAACAAGGAAGGGCTGGAGAAGAACGGCACGGACATCATCCTCGAGCGCATCCTCCGGTTGGCCCTCACGGATCAGGATCTGAAGAAGACCAACGACTCCATCCTCGAGCTGGAAGGGGAGATGGACCTCTTTGGCGAGAAGAAGGACACCTTCAAGTACTCCGAGCTGTCCAAGGCCCTGCTGGAGGGGCTCAAGGAGCAGCGCACCTCGCTCATCTCGCGCGCGGGCATGATGGCCAAGGGCAAGCTGGAGACGGAGCTGATGGCGCTCAAGCAGCTCCTGGCCAACGGCCTGCGCATCAAGTTCGAGACGACGACGAAGGAGAAGGAGTTCCTGGAGGAGCAGCTCAAGGCGGGTGGGCGCACGGCCATCGTCAAGAAGTACCGGTACTCGGTGGCGGTGCCGGACGATCAGCTCTACTGGCCGTACGAGGGCGAGTACTGGCGTGACGAGCTGGGCACCTACCAGTACACGATGACCAAGGGCTGCATCGAGCGGGATACGGCCAACCGCGACGTCCAGGCGTCGAGCCAGCTGCGGTAA